Proteins from a genomic interval of Candidatus Bathyarchaeia archaeon:
- a CDS encoding LAGLIDADG family homing endonuclease, with the protein MDEFVEPYSTWEQVAGYFDGDGSVSIFIGKFTIAFYLDWADQSKDQLVQVTEFLRRQGIHTGDPRKMSNSAAYSLRIADQDSVVKVAELIAPYCHKKRKELLTLLEYRKHDLISATEVQRRFQRFVELGIRERHGRRPFRDMPWSYSVGYHLSRKNIWLLSHRPRLILSEAQKREALQRHKVFGESISALSLFYGISRSAMGRLLKHG; encoded by the coding sequence ATTGACGAATTCGTTGAACCATATTCAACTTGGGAGCAAGTTGCGGGATACTTCGACGGGGATGGCAGTGTTTCAATCTTCATTGGTAAGTTTACCATAGCGTTTTACCTTGATTGGGCGGATCAAAGCAAGGACCAATTGGTTCAGGTCACGGAATTCTTACGCAGACAAGGCATCCATACGGGTGACCCAAGAAAGATGAGCAATTCAGCAGCCTATTCTCTCAGAATAGCTGATCAAGATTCTGTGGTAAAAGTAGCAGAACTGATTGCACCTTATTGTCATAAGAAGAGAAAGGAATTGCTGACCTTGCTTGAATACCGAAAACACGACCTGATATCAGCCACGGAAGTTCAGAGAAGATTCCAGAGGTTCGTGGAACTGGGGATTCGTGAACGACATGGAAGGAGGCCCTTCAGGGATATGCCATGGTCATACAGCGTCGGTTACCACCTGTCGAGAAAGAACATCTGGTTGCTTTCTCATCGACCGAGACTCATCCTAAGCGAAGCGCAGAAACGCGAAGCATTGCAGCGGCACAAAGTTTTTGGGGAGTCCATTAGTGCTCTTAGTTTGTTCTATGGAATATCACGCTCGGCGATGGGGAGGCTACTGAAACATGGCTGA